The sequence TGTGGTTGTTCATCCCCCGGGCCTCCGGCACCGCCGCCAGCCACTCGGAGACGAGGCGCTGGATCTCCTCATCGCTCTGCTGGCCGGAGATGGGCCGCCCCACGTACCACTCCGGGTTGACCTGCCCGGCGTCCATCGGCAGGTGCAGGATCACCTCGTGGCCGAGGGCGGACACCCGCCGGGCCAGGGCGCCGACGTCGGGCCGGTCGGGCAGCACGGCGAAGGTCAGCGGACGCCCCAGCGCGAGCAGCTCCTCCAGCCCTGCGGCGCCCGTGGTGAGGTCGTCGATCACGATGGCGAGGAGGGGCGCGTCGCCGGTGAACGGCCGGTCGTCACAGAACACGGACCCGTACGGGTGGTCCGGCCCCAGCGTCGCGACGGCCGCCGGTCCCGTGCGGACCGCCAGGGTGGCCGCAAACATGAACAGAATCCATGCGATCTGCGACCTGCGCACTTCCTCCCCCTCCCTCCACGGGAAGGATTATGCGCGGACGGGCCCGCTATGACTCCGGCGCCCCCCTCCCGCGGGGAAGCCGTTGCTTGCCATTCCATTCTTGATTGTGTACAATGGAGTACACGAGGATCGACTGCGCGCGCGACCTGGTGCCGGAGCGCCAGGTCTTCTTGTTCGCTCGCGGATTTCCGGGGAAGGGGGAGTGTGCCACATGAGCATCGGGTCCACCATGGTGTATCATCTGCCGGATGGCTGGACACTCAGGAAGGTGGCATCGACGATGGTGCGGGAATGGCTGCAGCCTTTCCGGGCCGAGCCGGCCACCAAGGCGACGCGCTGGGTGATCCAGTCTGTCATGGAAGAGGTGGACGAGGACCAGCCCCCGCTCTGGGAGCCGGGCATCTCGACGGAGGAGTACGAGCGGCGCCTGGACGAGGCCAACCTGCGCTGGTGCGTGCGCGCGACCGCCGGCCGGGGCAAGGGCACCATCCTCGCACGGTTCTCGATGTGCGACGACCGGCCCGACTCCTTCGAGGTGGCCTGCTCGACGGACCCCCTGCCCGCCGCGCTGTTCGACCCGGAGAAGGTCGACGAGTACCTGAAGGGCCGGCCGAACCGGGGCATGCAGGGGCTGATCGAGGCTCTGCTGAACGACAACGGGTTCGAGGCCGTCTAACCGGGCGCCGGCACGGTCGCTGCAGAAATCGGGGTATACACGCGCACGAAGACATCATGCGGGCCCGGTGCGGTGCACCGGGCCCGCTGGCGCGATCTTGATGATGGTGCCGGCATATCCTTGAGTGGTGCATGTCCACCGTGCGGCGCGCACAGGTGCATGCACCGGGGAACTGCCCAAGAGGGGGCGATGGTCCTGATCCAGCGAATCCTCGGCCCCGCGGCGTTTGCCTTCACCTTCTACTTCACCCACCCGGCCGTATGGGGACTCTCCTTGCCGGTGGCGGCCCTGCGCATGTGGCAGGGCTACCAGCCCGCCGCCCGGGGCGCCCCGTACGTGGTCGCGGAGTTGCTCGTGGAGGGCGGGCGGGTCCTGCAGCTGGCCCTGGTGCTGGCCATCGGCGGGGCCGTGTCCCTCCGCCAGATGGGGTCCAGTGCCACCTGGCTGAAGATCCTGCAGGGAG is a genomic window of Symbiobacterium terraclitae containing:
- a CDS encoding divergent polysaccharide deacetylase family protein yields the protein MRRSQIAWILFMFAATLAVRTGPAAVATLGPDHPYGSVFCDDRPFTGDAPLLAIVIDDLTTGAAGLEELLALGRPLTFAVLPDRPDVGALARRVSALGHEVILHLPMDAGQVNPEWYVGRPISGQQSDEEIQRLVSEWLAAVPEARGMNNHMGTVATQDERVVRAVLEVARRQGKYVLDSMTTENTVVPRTAVAMGVPCMQRSLFLDHEGGKEAAMAQLRALADWAELHGAAIGIGHVGVGREGTAAALAELLPELEARGIRLVTLSELLRHQQEE